A stretch of DNA from Microbacterium sp. LWS13-1.2:
CCAAGCGCCGTCGCAGCAAGCTGGTGTGGTGGATCGTCGGCTCGGCCGCCGCCGTGCTGGTCGTCGGTGCGATCGTCGCCTCCATCGTGTTCGCGCCCGCGCCGGCTCCCTCGTACGCGCGCGGTGCCGGCGACGGCAGCGGCATCGAGGGCGTCGAGACGTTCGAGAACACGGCGAACCATGTAGAAGGCGACGTCGACTACGCCCAGACTCCCCCGGCCGGCGGCGACCACAACGCCGTCTGGCTGAACTGCGGCGTCTACACCGAGCCGGTTCCCAACGTGAACGCCGTCCACTCCCTCGAGCACGGTGCGGTCTGGATCACCTACGACCCCGCGCAGGTGTCGGATGACGACATCGCCACGCTCGAGGACGCGCTGCCCTCGACCTACACGCTGCTCTCCCCGTACAACGACATGGACAGCCCCATCGCCGTCAGTGCGTGGAACGCCCAGCTCAAGGTCGACTCTGCCGACGACGAGCGCATCGAGGAGTTCATCAAGGCGTACTGGAACAGCACGAACGCTCCCGAGCCGGGCGCGGCCTGCACCGGTGCGCTCGACGCGCCGGGAAAGAAGTAGGCGCGGCGTGACGGACGAGACGTCGACCGGGGGCCCCCGGCGATGGATCGTCATCGCCGTCGCGCTCGTGCTGATCGGCGCGCTCGCCTTCGCGGTCGGACGCTTCTCGACCTTCGGTTCGCAGTCGGCCGCGACGACCCTGGGCACGGCCTCGCCCGAGGCCGGATTCTCCCGCGATATGCAGGTGCACCACGCACAGGCGATCGAGATGGCCATGGAGATCTACCGCAAGACCGAGGACGACGAGCTGCGCATCCTCGCCTACGACATCGCCACCGGGCAGGCCGGCCAGCGGGGTCAGATGTACGACTGGCTCGTGCGGTGGGGTCTCTCCCAGTCCGGCGGCCCGATGATGCAGTGGATGGATGCCGCAGCCGACGACCACGGGCACGGCGGCGCGTCCAGCGCCGCGATGACCGAGGACGAGGCGCACGAAGCCATGGGCATGGCGTCCGCGGACGAGATCGCGGCTCTGGAGGCCGCCGCCGGGCAGGAGGCGGACTGCCTGTTCCTGCAGCTCATGATCCGGCACCACGAAGGCGCGATCCCCATGGCGGACGCGCTCCTGGAGCTCGGCACCGACCCGCGCGCCCTCGAGGTGGCCGGCGCCATCAAGAGCGGTCAGACGTCCGAGATCGACGCGATGCAGTCGATCCAGACGCGCCTCGGCTGCACCGGCTGACGCGAGCCGCGCCCGCTACAGTGATCGCGTGACCGCCGACACGCACGAGAGCCGCCGCTCGCCCGCTGCGCGCCGGCCGGTCGTCGTGACCGTCGCCGTGGTCATGGTCTACCTCAGCGCGTTCGCCAACGTGCTGCTCGGCATCCTGGTCCTCCTCAGTCGTTACCAGGTTGCGCGCGCCGAGGTGCTCGCGGTCTCTCTGCTGGGCGCGGCGATCATCCTCTTCGGGCTCCTGCTCGTCGCGGTCGCCTCGGGGCTCGCCCGCAGCAGCCGGCTCTCCCGCGTGCTCGCGACGATCTACCTCGCGGTCCTGATCACGCTGAACGCCGTGACGATCGCAACCACCGACGGCTGGGACTGGAGCACCGCGATCCAGCTCGCCGTGCAGGTGCTGGTCGTCGTCGTCCTGTGGGCGCCGCCCGGATCACGCCACTTCGCCCGCGCCGCCGCCGCCGAGTGAACCCGCGTCGGCCAGCGCCCGCGCGACGTAGCGGCGGTGGAAGAACCGCACGATCTCGATCGCGCCGATCGTCAGCACCGTGACGACGGTCACCAGCCAGGCTGCGTCTTCGCCCGGGTCGACGAGCTGGAAGAACTCGGTGAGCAGCGGCACTGTGAAGACCGCGACGAGCGCGATGAACATCGCCCCGATCACGAGAGCCTTGAAGCGCGTGATCGGTCGCGAGAGCACGGTGAGCACCCAGATGCCCACGATCGCGAGGATGATCGTCGACCCGGTGCGCAGCTCCGGTTCGCTCACCCCGAGCGCCATGGCCCCCAGCGTGTACAGCGTCAGCGCGACCGCGATGATCACGCCGGCGGGGATCGCGAACGCCAGGGAGCGTCGCAGGAACCCGGGCACGTATCTCTGGGTGTTCGGCAGCAGCGCAAGGAAGAACGCGGGGATGCCGATGGTCAGGCCGTCCGTGATCGACAGCTGGCGCGGCAGGAACGGGAACTCGAGCACGAGCACGCCGAACAGCACGGCGAGTCCCGTCGCGTAGGCCGTCTTAGTGAGGAAGAGCATCGAGACGCGCTCGATGTTCGCGATCACCTGGCGTCCCTCGGCGACCACGTCCGGCAGATGCGAGAACCTGCTGTCGAGCAGCACGATACGCGCGACCGCCTTGGTCGCCGCCGCGCCGGAGTTCATCGCGAT
This window harbors:
- a CDS encoding DUF3105 domain-containing protein, encoding MTPTDKRTSGNPATQAKIDLTVKQQREQKRQEKLAEYQKQLAKRRRSKLVWWIVGSAAAVLVVGAIVASIVFAPAPAPSYARGAGDGSGIEGVETFENTANHVEGDVDYAQTPPAGGDHNAVWLNCGVYTEPVPNVNAVHSLEHGAVWITYDPAQVSDDDIATLEDALPSTYTLLSPYNDMDSPIAVSAWNAQLKVDSADDERIEEFIKAYWNSTNAPEPGAACTGALDAPGKK
- a CDS encoding DUF305 domain-containing protein, which produces MTDETSTGGPRRWIVIAVALVLIGALAFAVGRFSTFGSQSAATTLGTASPEAGFSRDMQVHHAQAIEMAMEIYRKTEDDELRILAYDIATGQAGQRGQMYDWLVRWGLSQSGGPMMQWMDAAADDHGHGGASSAAMTEDEAHEAMGMASADEIAALEAAAGQEADCLFLQLMIRHHEGAIPMADALLELGTDPRALEVAGAIKSGQTSEIDAMQSIQTRLGCTG